The Fictibacillus phosphorivorans genomic sequence AAGAAGTAAGAGGGATGGACATCATTAAAGAATCCATCATGGATGCAAGAAAAAATGCTGAGAAACACCAAATTAAAAACGCTTATTATGAGACAGGAAAAGCTGAAAAACTTCTCCCGAAATGGGTAAAAGAAGGCTGGCAACCTGACGTAGTAGTCGTAGATCCACCGAGAACAGGGTGTGATCCTGTTTTCTTAGAAACGATAATAAAAACAAAACCTAAAAAAATGGTGTACGTTTCTTGTAACCCTTCAACATTAGCGAAAGATGTCCACATGTTAATAAGTAATGGTTATAAGGTAGAACAGATTACTCCTGTGGATATGTTTCCGCAAACATCACAAGTTGAAGCTGTATGTACATTAGTTCTTAAATAGTTAGTGAAAGGAACGGTGCTGCATGAAAACGGAAAAAGAAAAGATGATCGATGGAGAAATGTATCGTGCGGATGATCAACAGCTTGTTACGGAACGTATCCAGGCGAGAAAGCTGACAAGAAAATACAACGCGACAACAGAAGAAGAATGGGATAAACGGAGTTCCTTGATCAAACAATTATTCGGTTCAACCGGTCAAAATGTTGGAATAGAGCCTAACTTCAAATGTGACTATGGCTATAATATACATGTTGGAGAAAACTTTTATGCAAACTTTGACTGCACCATTTTAGATGTATGTGAGGTTCGGTTCGGTGATAACTGCATGTTAGCACCAGGCGTTCATATCTATACAGCTACTCATCCGTTAGATCCTGTAGAAAG encodes the following:
- a CDS encoding sugar O-acetyltransferase — translated: MKTEKEKMIDGEMYRADDQQLVTERIQARKLTRKYNATTEEEWDKRSSLIKQLFGSTGQNVGIEPNFKCDYGYNIHVGENFYANFDCTILDVCEVRFGDNCMLAPGVHIYTATHPLDPVERNSGTEYGKSIEIGNNVWLGGGSIINPGVRIGDNVVVASGAVVTKDVPANVVVGGNPARVIKTIEMK